ATAGgttttatttagaagttataatatatgtgggtttttgtttaGAGTTTAAGAGTTACAAGGCTTAAATCTAAAGAACCCTAATTCCGAAAAACCAGTAGATGTACCACTTCAAGCCCTACCATGTCCCTCCATCCCTCCCCAAAACCCCTTTCACTAACATCGAAAAGAATACCAATTGCGCACAACGAACATTCTTAGCCAATGATAAACGAAGAGTACATACAGATCTTGCTAGGGAGAAAATCGCTCCCCTAACTTGCACATTGATAGTTTCTTTTGAAAGAAAGGCACCGCAACATTAATAGTTCCTAACAAATGTTGCAAAGCAGTAAGGCGGAGAGACCGCAGAATCATCTTTGGTTTGAGGATTTCATCATTTTCAACATTCTACGTAGAAGCACGGGATGTTGCTCAGAAACTCACTCCCATGACTTGCATATTCTTTTTGGCTTCTGAAGAAACCGGTCAAGCAGTGAGGTGCTAGATGGTGCTCAGTATAAATCAATCTTCCCTTCATCTACGAATTTCTTCACTGCTTTATAACGTACAAAGTATAACACATTAGGCTCCATTTCAAACGGTTCGTCCAATGGTCTCTGGCTCGCACTGTCACAAGGGGAATTGAAACCGGTAAGCGAAAAAAACAAGACACAACAGTTTCTTCTATAAGAGTAAAAATGTTTATGAATATATGAGTTGCCTGCTATCTGATTCTCCATCTGCATTGTCCTCGAGCTGGATATGTCCAAGATAGTACTTGGTTTTGCAGACAACAAATGTATCCAAATGCGGTCTCGGCACTGAAATTCGAACAGACAGAACATTGTTAGGGTTCAGAAGTCCAATCTACAAACTGCCTAGCCTACCATATGatcaatataaaaaaatctGTTTAGTAGAAAATAATATGCAGTTAAAGCAATTCAATTCGGTTAAAGCAAGATATCAAGAACAGTAATAACAGAGGAAATACCAAGTCTATGCGGGAAAGCTAAGAATTTGTCAAACAAAATAATGCATTTGTTTCTGATAAAAACTTCGTTATTAAACACACAAAAGGTttgcaaataaagaaaaaacagtaGAAAAAAAATCCTTGGTTCAATACACTAGCTTGTCATTGGATACCTCACCGCGTGCTAATGTTTTAAAGTTCTTCTAAGCAACAATACCGACcatttatcacatcaaaattTATAATAGTATAGTGCAAGTTATGTGGATCTGCCGAACAATATCAGAAAATGCAAGCATCTTAGGTAAATTTTCGAAAGGCCACCACATAACTAGATATATTCGAATGAAAACTTTAAGCATTAACAGCATTTGATTGGAACTGATCTTGGGTAAATGAGCTGTTACCATAATAGATACACATGCACATATAGGGTGGAGAGAGAACAGAGATGCATCACGAAAATCTGAAAGGATAATGCGAATGTTTACCCATGTCAGTCTCCTTTTCGCTTGATTGACGGAATACAGACTGATAAGTAGAAGGCAACTGCAACAGAACGCTCTTTTCAAGATGCGTCTGCAAATCAGCACAGCATCTGCAACGAATAACCATGTCAACTCCAAATCACAGTAAACCTTAAGCATGTGCGTCCATTAATAGAACATAAAGTAATGAGATAGTTGGAGCCCTCACCTTTCAACAAACACCTTCTCCTTATCAGAGAGACGGCTTTCGGCATTATCCCGGATGTGAAACATGTATTTCTCAATCTGCAAAACGAAGTTTCATGAGAGACAAATCACAAAGCAGAACCAACGCGGACTTGAAAAACCTGCCCTACTTAACATCATGAAACATAGTGAATGGTCATCTCTCTAATACCGAAAAACAAGCAAAGAAGCATACAGTTGATTTCAAAtgcaatgaaaaaacaaaaccaaacataCACATTAAGAACAAGGAGAAAAGATTGCTACCTTCTGCAAACGAATTCGGTAATAAGATCTCAACAAGAATTGAGTCCTGTCCAAATCCATCTGGTAGAGTGATACGGTAAGCGGATCAATACCACTCTCAGTGAACTCCTCTACAGTTTCTTCCTGTTAAATCATATATCCAATTGGGGTTAGCAATaacacaaaaacacaaattacTAGCACAAACTTCAACCGAATTAACACAGTAAACTAACAGTAAGATTATTTCTTCACTCTCTTACCGaataattaaagttaaaaaaaaaaaaaaaaaaaaaaaaggaacaaaatcaattgagaatttgagactttgatggatttataaattcagggatctttatggagtttaattgatttgtagagattccatataaaattttgattcaattccctcaaaatctcatggggagaggtgagatttgtgcatgcttaaaatacactac
This Pyrus communis chromosome 6, drPyrComm1.1, whole genome shotgun sequence DNA region includes the following protein-coding sequences:
- the LOC137736793 gene encoding DNA replication complex GINS protein SLD5, which encodes MDSGLDSGSTEVYETDVELLKRAWRQEKAAPEILQFESALVRRIVEQIQLMEETVEEFTESGIDPLTVSLYQMDLDRTQFLLRSYYRIRLQKIEKYMFHIRDNAESRLSDKEKVFVERCCADLQTHLEKSVLLQLPSTYQSVFRQSSEKETDMVPRPHLDTFVVCKTKYYLGHIQLEDNADGESDSSASQRPLDEPFEMEPNVLYFVRYKAVKKFVDEGKIDLY